One genomic window of Nicotiana sylvestris chromosome 10, ASM39365v2, whole genome shotgun sequence includes the following:
- the LOC138879149 gene encoding uncharacterized protein, whose amino-acid sequence MSTIVGDSLVVDVFDCLSGFETRADLLLLSMVDFDVILGIDWLSPHYAILNCHTKTVKLAMPGLPRLEWRGTLDYTPSRVISFLKAQRMVEKGCDAYLAYVRDVCIDAPTVESVPIVRDFLNVFPPDLPDMPPDRDIDFAIDLLLGTQPISIPPYRMAPSELKELKEQL is encoded by the coding sequence ATGTCTACtattgtgggagattctcttgtagTGGATGTGTTTGATTGTCTTAgcggttttgagaccagagccgatttattattgctcagcatggtagactttgatgttatattgggcattgactggttgtcaccccattacgCTATTCTTAATTGTCACACCAAGACCGTGAAACTGGCTATGCCAGGATTACCGCGactagagtggaggggtaccttagactATACTCCtagcagagttatttcatttcttaaagctcaacgaatggttgagaaggggtgtgatgcgtatctagcttatgtgagagatgtctgTATTGATGCCCCTACAGTTGAGTCAGTTCCAATAGTGAGGGACTTCCTAAATGTGTTTCCACCTGATCTTCCGgacatgccgcccgatagagatattgattttgccaTTGATTtattgctgggcactcagcccatctctattcctccatatcgtatggctccttcagagttgaaagagttaaaggagcagtt